Proteins encoded together in one Juglans regia cultivar Chandler chromosome 9, Walnut 2.0, whole genome shotgun sequence window:
- the LOC108997313 gene encoding uncharacterized protein LOC108997313, translating into MGNRRFALISTSDEEEGEALPRQQFPNSEEVQPRRRRLKRIRLAEEEGEQQQKKEKKKKSEKKEREVTKSEEEEEELRQDDSKPIGEPVRFSGKGKNRRSHYEAFEFDGNRYDLEDPVLLVPEDKKQKPYVAIIKDITQAKDGSMMVTGQWFYRPEEAGRKGGGSWQSRDTRELFYSFHRDEVPAESVMHKCVVHFVPIHKQLPSRKEHPGFIVQKVYDTVERKLWRLTDKDYEDNKQHEIDLLVQKTLLRLGDLPDLETEDTAADQEELLKSKRSLRRKNISPLDVSREEEARPDQNLKAETPGSCTINASEYRSILVDFEALTGDNHRDKCLEKLLQGIQYMCNAVNNMHGDDKEKGGCNDISHESGIGHQDAANDSHEKSLKSGKAFLWPGAAVPAVTALEMAAHDTLSSDFQKYNQKMRQLVFNLKNNALLARRLLNGELEPAKILNMSPNELKEGLMAEEIARKEPDESERMQMTDARCSICNENKVGVRDIIQAGHGERYQLECIACGHSWYASRDEASKLTIDAASTTRSVGTAPWATAKFEDVEKQLVSPRESDKPGNDAFKKTSEAYMPVLDSQKSFGRSKKEEKLESARNVE; encoded by the exons ATGGGGAACCGGAGGTTCGCGTTGATTTCGACGAGCGACGAGGAAGAGGGGGAGGCGCTGCCGAGGCAACAGTTCCCGAACTCGGAGGAGGTCCAGCCGAGGCGGAGGAGGTTGAAGCGGATTAGGCTTGCGGAGGAGGAAGGGGAGCAGCAgcagaagaaggagaagaagaagaagtcggAGAAGAAGGAGAGGGAAGTTACAAAGagcgaagaggaagaggaagagctGCGTCAGGACGACTCCAAGCCGATCGGTGAGCCGGTCAGGTTTTcgggaaaagggaaaaataggAGGAGCCATTACGAGGCGTTCGAGTTTGATGGCAATCGATACGACCTG GAGGATCCTGTACTTCTAGTTCCCGAGGATAAGAAACAAAAGCCTTACGTGGCAATTATTAAG GATATCACTCAGGCCAAAGATGGGAGCATGATGGTAACTGGGCAGTGGTTTTATCGCCCTGAAGAGGCTGGGAGAAAAGGTGGTGGAAGCTGGCAATCACGTGATACAAGAGAGCTGTTTTACAGTTTCCATCGTGATGAGGTCCCAGCAGAATCTGTGATGCACAAATGTGTGGTGCATTTTGTTCCTATACACAAGCAACTTCCTAGCCGTAAAGAGCATCCCGGTTTTATTGTTCAAAAAGTTTATGACACTGTTGAACGGAAATTGTGGAGACTAACTGATAAAGACTATGAAGATAACAAGCAACATGAAATTGATCTTCTTGTTCAGAAAACTCTATTACGTTTGGGGGATCTTCCTGACCTTGAAACTGAAGATACTGCTGCTGATCAGGAAGAACTGCTTAAGAGTAAACGATCTTTAAGGAGAAAGAACATTTCACCTCTTGATGTTTCAAGGGAGGAAGAAGCAAGGCCTGATCAAAATCTAAAAGCTGAAACACCTGGAAGCTGTACAATTAATGCCTCAGAATACCGCAGTATTTTGGTCGATTTTGAGGCGTTGACTGGAGATAACCATCGTGATAAATGTCTGGAGAAGCTTCTTCAAGGTATTCAATACATGTGCAATGCTGTCAACAACATGCATGGAGATGACAAAGAAAAAGGTGGCTGTAATGACATTAGCCATGAAAGTGGGATTGGGCATCAAGATGCTGCAAATGATTCTCATGAAAAGAGTCTAAAG AGTGGCAAGGCTTTTCTCTGGCCAGGTGCTGCTGTTCCAGCTGTAACTGCTCTTGAGATGGCTGCACATGATACGCTTTCCTCAGATTTTCAGAAGTATAACCAAAAGATGCGGCAGCTGGTGTTTAATCTTAAG AACAATGCACTGTTGGCCCGGCGTCTTCTGAATGGAGAGCTGGAACCAGCAAAAATACTGAACATGTCGCCAAATGAGTTAAAG GAGGGTTTAATGGCAGAGGAAATAGCAAGAAAGGAACCTGATGAGTCAGAGCGCATGCAG ATGACAGATGCTCGTTGTTCAATATGTAATGAGAATAAAGTTGGTGTAAGAGACATTATCCAAGCAGGACATGGAGAACGATATCAG TTGGAGTGTATTGCCTGTGGTCATTCTTGGTATGCCTCTAGGGATGAGGCATCCAAACTGACAATAGATGCGGCAAGCACAACTAGAAGTGTTGGCACGGCACCATGGGCCACTgccaaatttgaagatgtagaGAAGCAGCTGGTGAGCCCCCGTGAATCTGACAAGCCTGGCAATGATGCCTTCAAAAAAACAAGTGAAGCGTACATGCCCGTCTTAGATTCCCAGAAATCATTTGGCAGGtccaaaaaggaagaaaaacttGAATCTGCTAGAAATGTTGAGTAG
- the LOC108997281 gene encoding uncharacterized protein LOC108997281 produces the protein MELNLDKSCTVGLSPKTVLSTHRDCSNVEKRNKKGKPAHRDELLSLKEDFIEINFGHYRRSSCKSIASRPVGLEAKIELKRGSMYQSSEEVRTMKKMGPAEGGRKFEICCSRDTSFSYGMFDSLCGLDEAELKKRSPMIALNGLDEEALGKRSPVMSLDSNFSPTSVGKPYIEPCSSDGFNKICLNSNDGDEPADTVEKDSVDVNFRSDEAVGTLNDGNDLERDTVRSLHKSMSVKVEMPHFPSPSESDCSSRASSKPRFGPIRNMFDPFKKSISLRSPLGYIVESGGLKTSRTTNTRRNGTSRKSLLRDFSNTAKVSQPDPQFVERENRCSVISPVHLHGCLKLKYKHGVPFFELSLKCPEDVVVAKAWKTDNAFKWVYTFHSIDGRKMSNASMWGWNSSNKDSSMVGQMQVSCYLRSELKDGVFFDNSVATEFVLYDIARARQSIAAQENGLKGYDPGLVKETFVDDDRSHPMKLKLQQRQATEKGDFDSSNSYPWTSAELHPNLEIAAIVIQVPFEMTEKSTYKRGDKVSDKLIPNLLNHSMIEQKKEDLRDDRSSEKVKVLIPTGSHGLPSSESGGPSSLVDRWRIGGGCDCGGWDMACPLTVLGNPCIQCAEDQAVLKNRPLELFAQGAKENTPALTMTLIEEGEYSVDFHAQLSTLQAFSICVSILHSTEATTNARRDRNIQLSQNNSLKVLIDDGVKFLIETDTTEKKKNVTKIVKEIPPSYFSNPPFSPISRV, from the exons ATGGAATTGAACTTGGATAAAAGCTGCACAGTTGGTCTGAGTCCGAAGACTGTTCTTTCGACTCATCGAGATTGCTCAAATGttgaaaagagaaataagaAAGGGAAACCTGCACATAGAGATGAATTATTGAGCCTAAAGGAGGACTTCATAGAGATTAACTTTGGTCACTATCGCAGATCTTCTTGCAAAAGCATTGCTAGTAGACCTGTTGGACTGGAAGCTAAAATTGAGCTCAAACGAGGGTCCATGTATCAAAGTTCTGAAGAGGTAAGGACAATGAAGAAAATGGGCCCTGCTGAGGGAgggagaaaatttgaaatttgttgtagtAGAGACACTTCTTTCTCTTATGGAATGTTTGACTCATTATGTGGTTTAGATGAGGCGGAACTGAAGAAGAGATCTCCAATGATAGCTTTAAATGGTTTAGATGAGGAAGCCCTGGGGAAGAGATCTCCAGTGATGTCTTTGGATTCAAACTTTAGTCCAACATCCGTTGGCAAGCCTTATATAGAACCATGTTCATCAGATGGCTTCAATAAAATTTGTCTCAATTCAAATGACGGGGATGAACCTGCTGATACTGTAGAGAAAGATTCAGTGGATGTAAATTTTAGAAGTGATGAAGCTGTTGGTACTCTAAATGATGGTAATGACCTTGAGAGAGACACAGTTCGCTCATTGCACAAGTCAATGTCTGTGAAGGTGGAAATGCCCCATTTTCCTTCACCATCAGAAAGTGATTGCTCCTCCAGGGCCAGCTCAAAGCCCAGATTTGGCCCTATCAGAAATATGTTTGATCCGTTCAAGAAGTCCATATCTTTGCGAAGTCCTCTAGGTTACATTGTAGAAAGTGGTGGGCTCAAAACATCTAGGACGACAAACACGAGGAGGAACGGAACATCCAGAAAATCTTTGCTGCGTGATTTCTCAAATACAGCAAAGGTATCACAACCAGATCCTCAGTTTGTCGAGAGAGAGAACCGCTGTTCAGTCATTTCACCAGTTCACCTACATGGCTGTCTCAAGTTGAAATACAAACATGGGGTGCCATTTTTCGAGTTGTCACTGAAGTGCCCCGAAGATGTAGTTGTTGCCAAAGCATGGAAGACAGATAATGCTTTTAAGTGGGTTTATACTTTTCATTCCATCGATGGTAGAAAGATGAGCAATGCCAGTATGTGGGGATGGAATAGTAGCAACAAAGATTCCTCTATGGTGGGACAGATGCAAGTTTCCTGCTACTTACGTTCAGAACTAAAAGATGGCGTCTTTTTTGACAATTCTGTGGCGACAGAGTTTGTATTGTATGATATTGCACGTGCAAGACAAAGTATTGCAGCTCAAGAAAATGGTCTCAAAGGTTATGATCCAGGCTTGGTTAAGGAAACTTTTGTGGATGATGATAGGTCTCATCCAATGAAGCTCAAACTACAACAAAGACAAGCCACTGAGAAAGGTGATTTTGATTCTTCAAATTCTTACCCTTGGACATCTGCAGAATTGCATCCAAACCTTGAGATTGCAGCCATTGTTATACAAGTACCATTTGAGATGACAGAAAAATCGACATACAAGAGAGGGGATAAGGTTAGTGACAAACTGATTCCAAACCTACTTAATCATTCTATGATTGAGCAGAAAAAAGAGGACCTCCGTGATGATAGAAGTTCAGAAAAAGTGAAGGTATTAATTCCAACTGGAAGCCATGGTTTGCCAAGTTCTGAAAGTGGAGGCCCTTCATCATTAGTAGATCGATGGAGAATAGGTGGAGGCTGTGACTGTGGTGGCTGGGACATGGCCTGCCCTCTCACTGTTTTAGGTAATCCCTGTATTCAATGTGCTGAAGATCAAGCAGTTCTGAAGAATCGGCCTTTAGAGCTTTTTGCTCAG GGAGCGAAAGAGAATACACCGGCACTGACCATGACACTTATCGAAGAGGGAGAATATTCGGTTGATTTTCATGCACAGTTATCCACGTTACAAGCATTCTCCATTTGTGTTTCCATTTTGCATAGCACAGAAGCTACCACTAATGCCAGGAGAGACAGAAACATACAATTATCGCAAAACAATTCTCTGAAAGTGCTTATTGATGATGGAGTGAAGTTTTTAATTGAAACAGACAca